One genomic segment of Sminthopsis crassicaudata isolate SCR6 chromosome 4, ASM4859323v1, whole genome shotgun sequence includes these proteins:
- the ACTN2 gene encoding alpha-actinin-2 isoform X5, translating into MEEYERLASELLEWIRRTIPWLENRTPEKTMQAMQKKLEDFRDYRRKHKPPKVQEKCQLEINFNTLQTKLRISNRPAFMPSEGKMVSDIAGAWQRLEQAEKGYEEWLLNEIRRLERLEHLAEKFRQKASTHESWAYGKEQILLQKDYESASLTEVRALLRKHEAFESDLAAHQDRVEQIAAIAQELNELDYHDAASVNDRCQKICDQWDRLGTLTQKRREALERTEKLLETIDQLHLEFAKRAAPFNNWMEGAMEDLQDMFIVHSIEEIQSLITAHEQFKATLPEADGERQAIMSIQNEVEKVIQSYNIRISSSNPYSTVTMDELRAKWDKVKQLVPVRDQSLQEELARQHANERLRRQFAAQANAVGPWIQNKMEEIARSSIQITGALEDQMNQLKQYEHNIINYKNNIDKLEGDHQLIQEALVFDNKHTNYTMEHIRVGWELLLTTIARTINEVETQILTRDAKGITQEQMNEFRASFNHFDRRKNGLMDHEDFRACLISMGYDLGEAEFARIMTLVDPNGQGTVTFQSFIDFMTRETADTDTAEQVIASFRILASDKPYILADELRRELPPDQAQYCIKRMPPYSGPGSVPGALDYTAFSSALYGESDL; encoded by the exons ATGGAAGAATATGAGAGGCTAGCAAGTGAG CTTTTGGAATGGATTCGTCGCACAATCCCCTGGCTAGAAAATCGGACACCAGAGAAGACAATGCAAGCCATGCAAAAGAAGCTAGAGGACTTCCGAGATTATCGTCGGAAACACAAGCCCCCCAAAGTCCAAGAGAAATGTCAGCTAGAGATTAACTTCAACACCTTGCAGACTAAACTGAGGATCAGTAACAGACCAGCTTTCATGCCATCAGAAGGCAAAATGGTTTCA GATATTGCTGGTGCTTGGCAGAGGCTAGAACAGGCTGAGAAAGGTTATGAAGAATGGTTGCTAAATGAGATAAGGAGACTGGAACGCCTGGAACATCTGGCTGAGAAATTTAGGCAGAAAGCTTCAACTCATGAAAGTTGGGCATATG GCAAGGAACAGATCTTGCTACAGAAGGATTATGAGTCTGCTTCTCTGACTGAAGTCCGCGCTTTGTTGAGGAAACATGAGGCTTTTGAGAGTGATTTGGCAGCTCACCAGGACCGGGTGGAACAGATTGCTGCCATTGCCCAGGAGCTGAA TGAACTGGATTATCATGATGCTGCGAGTGTCAATGACCGATGCCAGAAGATCTGTGATCAATGGGATAGATTGGGAACACTTACTCAAAAAAGGAGAGAGGCCCTGGAG aGGACTGAGAAATTGCTAGAAACCATTGATCAGCTTCATTTGGAATTTGCCAAGAGAGCTGCCCCCTTCAACAACTGGATGGAAGGTGCTATGGAAGACCTGCAAGACATGTTTATTGTTCACAGTATTGAGGAAATTCAG AGTTTAATCACTGCCCATGAGCAATTCAAAGCAACACTGCCTGAAGCTGATGGTGAAAGACAGGCCATCATGTCCATTCAGAACGAGGTGGAAAAGGTGATTCAAAGCTACAACATCAGAATCAGCTCAAGCAATCCGTATAGCACTGTCACCATGGATGAACTTCGTGCCAAATGGGACAAG GTGAAACAGCTTGTGCCAGTACGAGATCAATCCCTGCAAGAGGAACTGGCTCGCCAGCATGCTAATGAGCGACTCCGGCGCCAGTTTGCTGCCCAAGCTAATGCTGTTGGACCATGGATCCAGAACAAGATGGAG GAAATTGCTCGCAGCTCTATCCAGATCACTGGGGCTCTAGAAGATCAGATGAACCAGTTGAAGCAGTATGAACATAACATcattaattacaaaaataatattgaCAAACTGGAGGGAGACCATCAGCTTATCCAGGAAGCCCTGGTATTTGACAACAAGCACACTAATTACACCATGGAG CATATTCGTGTTGGATGGGAACTGCTGTTGACAACTATTGCCAGGACTATTAATGAAGTGGAGACCCAGATCCTCACCAGAGATGCTAAGGGTATTACCCAGGAACAAATGAACGAGTTCAGAGCATCTTTCAACCACTTTGACAGG AGGAAGAATGGACTGATGGATCATGAAGATTTCAGAGCCTGCCTGATTTCCATGGGTTATGATCTG GGGGAAGCTGAATTTGCCCGAATTATGACACTGGTAGATCCCAATGGTCAAGGAACCGTCACCTTCCAGTCCTTTATTGACTTCATGACAAGAGAGACTGCTGACACAGATACAGCTGAACAGGTCATCGCTTCCTTCAGAATCCTAGCTTCTGATAAG CCATACATCCTTGCAGATGAGCTACGTCGGGAGCTGCCTCCAGATCAGGCTCAGTACTGCATCAAGAGAATGCCACCTTATTCTGGGCCAGGCAGTGTACCTGGAGCTTTGGATTATACCGCATTTTCATCAGCACTGTATGGGGAGAGCGACCTGTGA